CAAcaatgttgttttgttgtgtttgctccCATTGTTCAAGAGCTGAACTCAAAGAGACAAAAGGCCCAGTTCTCTAAAGTATTGTTCACAAATGTTCCTAAATGTGTGTCAGCGAGCTGACATAACCCAGTCAGCTCACAGCTGTGACATTTCCAGGTGATGGTATTGGCAACGATCTCAGGTGCGTTTTATTGACGCCATCCTGAGGCCCATTGTTGCTCATTCATCCACCCCCATCACCTGATGCTAATGCCCGGCCCCATGTTGCCAGGATCTGCACACAATTCCTGGAAAACCTCCCGGTACTTGCACGGACATGTCAGCCCGAGCGTCATTGCTCTGGATCGAGGTGCACGAGGGCGTGCTCCAGTTCCCCCGGTTCAGGTTCAGACATTGAGAGATCAACAGCGTCACCATCGTGATCTAGACCCCACTCCTTATTCTACCGGAGGTCACGTGATAAACTGTCCCTGCAGTGGAAATATTGTCCCGCTGCAATATTGTCCGGGATTACACATCCGGCATTTACGTCGCCCAGGATTCCGAAAGCAAGTGGACCCACGCTTTTTACGAACTTGTGCTGGAAATAACAACAGTGCTGCTGCGGAAGTGAATCATGTGACTAAACAGGACACTCAGCTGAGATGAGTTCCTGTAAAACTGGCTGGAGGCTGAAAACCAATCAGCCAGATGATTCAGAGCGTCAACGTGACACTGAGCTCCAGCCCAGAACTTTCAAACCTGGAATTCTAGTTTCACAGGAGGGAAATCAGCCATTTATAACAGACATTTTAGCTTCCAAGAAGCATGACGAGTAACAAACATCCGTTTGGTTACCAActgcacagtagcagcagcagagcagcaattaTTAGTCGACTGATTTCCgttttcattttgaattatGTCCGTCCGGGACTACAGATTCAGCTCTTCCGACCTCCTGGTTTTGGCATCTCTGatgctgcagcctcatctggtGGCGTTAAACTGAAAAATATTTATTATCGCCTTAACCGCTTTGTCCCGTTCGGGTCAcacaatgggcgaaggcaggtccacccctggatgagttgctaGGTGATCACAGGACCCTATATGAgcgtttggtaccttgctcaagggtacagTGGCAGTGCTccgaaggtgttctggcaccttccctaCTACcacaacaccttccatgttttgtttgcactggggctggaaccaacaaccctctgcttctcagcccagtcccaacagactgagctagcACCACCCAACTATATTCTTATATGTAATGAAAGATTTCTCTCAACGTTAATGTCTAAAGATTACAATGCTAAAATCAGCTGGACACACGTATCACCTGGAAAGCCGCGCGTAATCCAGCCGCTCGACACAAAACAAAGATCCCCAGGAATTTGCATACAGTGTTTTAATAAACCGGTTCATATACAAAAGCGCAACCTGCATAATTTATACATACAAGCAGATATGATGGTAACAAGAGCCAAAGTGGAATAAATAATATTGGCGATTTAAGATGAGTCAGGTTTCAAAGGTAttggaacaggaagtcaggagaGTCCGTTGGGattcaaaagaaaatattttcaaatCCGCCGACACGCAGGAGGCGACGGCAACAACGCATCAGCGCCTGTGTCGTGTCGCCCGGGGCAACTAGTCTGTAAATATTTGTGATCCAGATTTGTAACGTGGAAAAACAATCAATAGCTCCAAGTCTGACCTCTGTGGATTGTAAACATTCAGATGAAATCTGTAACATTCCCATGTTTTgtcctgaaaaaaaacaaaccgaTTACAGCTACTGGAAGATAAACATCTGGATCATAACCTTAGCCAAGATCCAGCAGTTTAAAGTCAACACTGCAGCGGCGTCTcgctcctgtttgtttgttggcaGATGACCGGCCGGCTGTCAATATTCAGGCCACCGACCGCTGCACCACATCTGCGTCAGTCCAATCTATTTGGCTGGAGGCTCTCAGCATCGTCACAGGTCAGCTGCCGCTAAAGTGCACGTCGCTGCGTGAACGTGGGGAATATACGGATATAATGGTTCTGATATATGTGCAGGCCCGCCACTAGAATCACCAGCTAAACATTCACTGCATTGGAAAACAAGGACTGCACAGTACGAAAGAACGCGTGCACGAGAAAATAATAGTGTGCAACTAACGGACGCGGTTGTCCTGTTGTAACATTGGCCTCACGGTGGTACCGGTCTGGCCCGGTGGCACCAAAACTGGCCAGTAGTAAAGGCCCAGATGAGAAAAGCATAGCGCCTGCCGTCATCCTCTTTGGAATTTATATCGTTTCAAACCGGCCGAGACTTCCGGCTGGAGAAGGAGCGTCGTCGTGGAGCAGAAATCAGCCCTTCGGagaaacgtgtgtgtgagacaggcgACACCTGCAGGTTTGTCCAGTCAACAGAGGTTTACAACACACCTCACTTCTTATAGaactgggtttttttcctccaactgcATAAAACTGTACAAACTCTACATAAATAGATCTTTAAAAAATGACTTCATACATACTGATGTACAGATATGGCATAATCTTGATAtggcctgtttgtgtttgtgtgtaacgCTACAGTACTCAGAAGTGTaggcgcgcgcacgtgtgtgtgtgtgtgtgtgtgcgcactctTTCAGTACAACAGCAAAGGGGATTTTGTCATCTCAGGGTTGCCCATCCTGGCTCTGCGATTCGATCACGTGAGGGTTGAACTGtgcgatgatgatggtgatgtcatCGCGGTACATGCGGGCCAGCTCCTCGGGCAGCGACAGCATCTTAGACAGCCTCTCGTGGTCGACGGTGCCAAACTCGTTGTTTCCCACTGCGTGGCGCATCAGGTGCGTCGCTGAATTCTGGTCCTCAAAAGATGACGAAGCACGAGCCTTCCTCTCTTCCAGCAGACCCTGCATCTGCCCCAGCGTCACCCTGTAGCCTCCTACTTTTAGTGGCTGACGTTGGTGGACGCCCGTTAAAAACTCCCCTACGATCcgaaccacttcctgtctgtggaggGTCTCCCAAAGGCCATCAGAGCCAATCACCTgcaggggaggaaggaaaaatggaaaaactgaAATTCTGGTTGTATGGGCGTCTTAGTCGATGAGCCACTCTCACCAGGAAACGGTCCTGAGGCCGCAGCTTGTGGTACGTGATCTCAGGCTCAGCGGTGAGGTACGGGGGCGTGTGGTAGTTTGGAGGGATGAATTTCGTGTGCTCGTTCTCGTGGAGCTGATCGGGTCCAGACTCCAACACGCGCTTCTGCAGCTCGATGCCCCACTTGAACTTCACGTCCCCGAAAGCGCGAAACGGCATGAGGAGTCCGAGTAGTCGCTCCTGATGAAGATGGCGCCAGCACGTTTTAAACAGAGCCCTAGAACGCTAATCGGACCATCGGGTGATGTACCTGTCGTATGACGGTCTTCCTCTCCGTCGGCGGGTGTTCGTCACGGATTCGGGCGACTTCGTCCTCATTTTGAGCGTTGTGGTCGTGGGACAGGGTGTGAGCGGTGAAGGagccgtcctcctcctgcacccccAACACTGCCCGAGCATCTCCTGCATTGGCTATGAACCTTCAGGGGCAGAAGACAGAGTCTCATCTTCAAAGCTTCGATCATATAACGCTGCGACGCCGCGCGTGTGTTCTTTTATGTGCCTCACATGTCAGATCCATCAACGTGAGCCACACAAGCTGTTGCCCCAGAGAAGGCCACTCTCAGGACCCAGTAGTGCAGGAAAGCATTCGGGTCTCCGACCTGCACGGGAAGAAGCAGTCAGCCTCCAGACGACACGCTTGGCTTAAATTACATCACTGTCTGTTGAGCTCATACGAGTCCAAATGAGGAAGCCGTTAAGCGTTTCAGACATGGGTTCATGCTCACCTGAGCCTCCAGGGAGAGATCATTGTCCAGCCTCTTGAAAGCATTCAGTAAAGCCTCACGAGTGTCTGGAACCTCTCCTGGACTAAGAACAGAACGCAACATGTGTCGACGGAGTGAGATGATAAAGACAGCTCCCTCTAGGATCTCATGTTGACGTACGCATGTCGTTAATAATAACTGACTTCTAGAAAAGCATCAGTTGCGACACATGCGATGAAGCGTTTCTCCAGTCACCTGGTGAGATCGATCAGCTCCTGCCAGTAGGTTCTGAGGCTGTTGAAATAGAGGTTCTGAGCCTCCCTGTTGAAGTAATCGTTGGGATGTTTGTGCCACTGCAGGATGGGACTGAGGGCCCGACCAGCCTCCACCGCCGCCTCCAGCTCACACAGCGTGTTGTGCGGCAACAGAGACACC
The DNA window shown above is from Takifugu flavidus isolate HTHZ2018 chromosome 10, ASM371156v2, whole genome shotgun sequence and carries:
- the pdp1 gene encoding pyruvate dehydrogenase phosphatase catalytic subunit 1 isoform X2 — encoded protein: MTSQLLRGLPRTKVLASSLLPCKQHQSQPGAIPHQPASRWPSLRLNCHSRRYNTTPVLHSYILTPPQVNSILKANEYSFKVPEFDGKNLSSVMGFESNQLPANAPIEDRRSAATCLQTRGMLLGVFDGHAGCACAQALSERLFYYIAVSLLPHNTLCELEAAVEAGRALSPILQWHKHPNDYFNREAQNLYFNSLRTYWQELIDLTSPGEVPDTREALLNAFKRLDNDLSLEAQVGDPNAFLHYWVLRVAFSGATACVAHVDGSDMFIANAGDARAVLGVQEEDGSFTAHTLSHDHNAQNEDEVARIRDEHPPTERKTVIRQERLLGLLMPFRAFGDVKFKWGIELQKRVLESGPDQLHENEHTKFIPPNYHTPPYLTAEPEITYHKLRPQDRFLVIGSDGLWETLHRQEVVRIVGEFLTGVHQRQPLKVGGYRVTLGQMQGLLEERKARASSSFEDQNSATHLMRHAVGNNEFGTVDHERLSKMLSLPEELARMYRDDITIIIAQFNPHVIESQSQDGQP
- the pdp1 gene encoding pyruvate dehydrogenase phosphatase catalytic subunit 1 isoform X1; this translates as MIRSPVCIKGGAIWNSNVYIIRSPPSATLMTSQLLRGLPRTKVLASSLLPCKQHQSQPGAIPHQPASRWPSLRLNCHSRRYNTTPVLHSYILTPPQVNSILKANEYSFKVPEFDGKNLSSVMGFESNQLPANAPIEDRRSAATCLQTRGMLLGVFDGHAGCACAQALSERLFYYIAVSLLPHNTLCELEAAVEAGRALSPILQWHKHPNDYFNREAQNLYFNSLRTYWQELIDLTSPGEVPDTREALLNAFKRLDNDLSLEAQVGDPNAFLHYWVLRVAFSGATACVAHVDGSDMFIANAGDARAVLGVQEEDGSFTAHTLSHDHNAQNEDEVARIRDEHPPTERKTVIRQERLLGLLMPFRAFGDVKFKWGIELQKRVLESGPDQLHENEHTKFIPPNYHTPPYLTAEPEITYHKLRPQDRFLVIGSDGLWETLHRQEVVRIVGEFLTGVHQRQPLKVGGYRVTLGQMQGLLEERKARASSSFEDQNSATHLMRHAVGNNEFGTVDHERLSKMLSLPEELARMYRDDITIIIAQFNPHVIESQSQDGQP